A single region of the Verrucomicrobiia bacterium genome encodes:
- a CDS encoding Ig-like domain-containing protein, with the protein MSSLLLVLTIGVLALALVGSIVIIRKRRMVALQSTVPIFPVRKSRRAFWVIIGVLVLTCLACGIGAAFFMTTPQPVFAANGTDKPTPLGASITLSFDKPLDRNRVHPTIEPALEGEWRFEDSTVSNALYRTLVFTPARSFDPAQEYIITLDGIANVLDFSESTFTYTFVTQALPTIQSISLKDKDTGIGVCDDITVTLDAENDRLANFDFAFEPDAKVSAALAGDKRSYTLKQDSCFEQNAPYTLRISRSLTVYRDEGELRLQGAPELLQTLTFTTKPAPAVQTFAPKGTQLIPSETKEFSLAFDQPMEQVEAKGITVTPALSGAWSWKDATTLVFAVTDALQFETTYTVAVPSGITDARKGRTVESRSFSFTTIGKPHVTRISPRAGATAVAVNTPISVVFDQPVDHTTAEAAFTLSPSVPGTFSWSGNTMSYNAPLAKDSHYTVRVAKGVKSVHGLVSVTTVESSFATEESVTLLNISFDRQDSPLSCEVASLKMALAYKGISVSESALMDGVGFDTTAERGDTWGDPDQGFVGSITGRQNTTGYGVHWAPIARAARNYRSAQSFSGWSLSDATSAIAAGNPVVTWGVYPGSTRDSWVTPEGRTINTWKGEHVRVLIGFTGSASNPSRLIMVDPVDGRLSWSVGTFMSDWSAFGNSGVVVY; encoded by the coding sequence ATGTCATCGCTCCTCCTTGTCCTTACGATTGGAGTCCTGGCCCTCGCCCTGGTGGGTAGTATTGTCATTATTCGGAAGCGTCGGATGGTAGCCCTGCAAAGCACCGTCCCTATCTTCCCTGTTCGCAAGTCTAGGCGTGCGTTTTGGGTTATCATAGGTGTTTTAGTCTTGACTTGCCTGGCCTGTGGCATTGGGGCTGCTTTCTTTATGACAACGCCTCAGCCGGTCTTTGCAGCAAACGGTACGGACAAACCGACTCCCCTTGGGGCAAGTATTACCCTGAGCTTTGATAAGCCTTTGGACCGGAACAGGGTCCATCCTACAATTGAACCGGCCCTAGAAGGCGAGTGGCGTTTTGAGGACAGCACGGTGAGTAATGCGCTCTACCGTACACTCGTTTTTACCCCCGCACGTTCGTTTGACCCGGCGCAGGAATATATCATCACCCTGGATGGTATCGCTAATGTGTTGGATTTCAGCGAGAGCACGTTTACGTATACCTTTGTCACACAGGCGCTTCCCACCATCCAGAGTATTTCTCTAAAAGATAAAGATACTGGCATAGGGGTTTGTGATGATATTACCGTTACCCTAGATGCGGAGAATGATAGGCTGGCCAACTTCGACTTTGCCTTTGAGCCGGATGCGAAAGTGAGTGCGGCGTTAGCTGGTGACAAGCGTTCGTATACCCTAAAGCAAGACAGTTGCTTTGAGCAGAATGCTCCCTATACGTTGCGCATCTCCCGTAGCCTTACCGTATACAGGGATGAGGGTGAGTTGCGCCTGCAAGGGGCGCCTGAACTCTTACAGACACTCACCTTTACAACAAAGCCCGCTCCGGCGGTACAAACCTTTGCGCCAAAGGGTACTCAGCTAATCCCTTCGGAAACCAAGGAATTCTCCCTTGCCTTTGATCAGCCTATGGAGCAGGTGGAGGCAAAAGGAATTACAGTAACGCCGGCACTTTCTGGTGCCTGGTCTTGGAAGGATGCCACTACCCTTGTCTTTGCTGTGACGGATGCCTTGCAATTTGAAACCACCTACACCGTTGCGGTGCCATCTGGAATAACGGATGCGAGAAAAGGGAGAACAGTGGAAAGCCGTAGCTTTAGTTTCACAACTATTGGCAAACCGCACGTGACGCGCATCTCACCGCGTGCTGGTGCGACGGCCGTGGCGGTGAATACACCCATCTCCGTTGTCTTTGACCAGCCGGTAGATCATACCACCGCGGAGGCGGCCTTTACCCTCTCCCCGTCCGTCCCGGGTACATTCTCTTGGAGTGGTAATACAATGAGCTACAATGCGCCCCTAGCTAAAGATAGTCACTACACAGTGCGCGTGGCTAAGGGGGTTAAGAGTGTCCATGGGCTTGTTTCTGTCACCACGGTAGAGTCATCCTTTGCCACCGAAGAGAGCGTTACCTTGCTCAATATATCTTTTGATAGGCAGGACTCCCCGCTTTCCTGCGAAGTTGCCTCCCTTAAGATGGCCTTGGCATACAAGGGAATCTCGGTGAGCGAGAGCGCCCTTATGGATGGCGTTGGGTTTGATACGACAGCAGAGCGTGGGGACACTTGGGGTGACCCCGACCAGGGTTTTGTGGGAAGTATCACCGGCCGTCAGAACACTACGGGCTATGGTGTACATTGGGCGCCAATTGCCCGCGCTGCACGTAATTACCGCAGCGCGCAGTCCTTCTCAGGATGGTCACTGTCTGACGCCACAAGCGCAATTGCCGCGGGCAACCCGGTAGTGACATGGGGCGTATACCCTGGGAGTACGCGGGATTCTTGGGTAACGCCAGAGGGGCGGACTATTAATACCTGGAAGGGAGAGCATGTTCGCGTGCTGATCGGATTTACCGGTTCTGCATCCAACCCTTCGCGGCTCATTATGGTAGATCCTGTGGACGGCAGGCTTAGTTGGAGTGTCGGTACCTTCATGAGCGACTGGTCTGCCTTTGGGAACAGTGGCGTAGTTGTCTACTAA
- a CDS encoding L,D-transpeptidase codes for MLGTVVVLTSLLVIPVDEIASAPVVVKSPKSPAIVKSVPVRKGGFLYDSHPVPFKVGPPVPFRPRSRDWVMVDLSEKTAWQFRGTKVLWACEVSVGGKGHAQLKGWNRIRDVKYKKDWYPTDNTRRMMKKVGVTLPDMVPGGDPRNALGLWYWEFQSPLAGHGNNNPGYIGGYTRGCIQFGNKDIELMTQTGVGEGDYVFVQA; via the coding sequence ATGTTAGGCACCGTAGTAGTACTCACTTCCTTGCTGGTTATACCAGTGGACGAAATTGCCTCAGCTCCTGTGGTTGTAAAAAGCCCCAAGAGCCCGGCCATCGTCAAAAGCGTCCCCGTGCGCAAGGGTGGGTTTCTCTACGATTCCCACCCTGTTCCATTCAAGGTCGGGCCGCCCGTACCCTTCCGTCCCCGTAGCAGGGATTGGGTAATGGTAGACCTTTCCGAAAAGACAGCTTGGCAATTCCGAGGCACAAAAGTGCTGTGGGCCTGCGAAGTCTCAGTTGGAGGAAAAGGCCACGCCCAGCTCAAGGGCTGGAACCGGATCAGAGATGTCAAATATAAAAAAGATTGGTATCCAACCGACAACACCCGCCGGATGATGAAAAAGGTAGGTGTTACCCTGCCCGACATGGTTCCTGGTGGCGACCCGCGTAATGCTCTTGGTCTCTGGTACTGGGAATTCCAGTCTCCCCTTGCAGGGCATGGTAACAATAATCCGGGGTACATAGGTGGCTATACCCGAGGTTGCATCCAGTTCGGTAACAAAGATATCGAACTCATGACTCAGACGGGCGTAGGTGAAGGAGACTACGTCTTCGTCCAGGCCTAA
- a CDS encoding YcnI family protein, translated as MIIPRFLASGILALTFSVSGVSAHVVVRPAEVAPAAFQTFTMGVPNEKAVPTTFVRLVVPSGLKHVSPTVKPGWAIEVKKEGEGESAAITEISWSGGSIPAGQRDDFTFSAQAPVAEGELQWKAYQTYEGGEVVAWDQAPTGGHGDSEVKPYSATAVVETASSPDSGAPYQWLSLVSAALALIALGFSLRKA; from the coding sequence ATGATTATCCCCCGCTTTCTTGCTTCTGGAATACTCGCACTCACCTTCTCAGTGAGTGGGGTCTCTGCCCATGTAGTTGTTCGCCCTGCGGAAGTAGCTCCTGCTGCTTTCCAGACGTTTACGATGGGCGTCCCCAACGAGAAGGCCGTGCCAACTACTTTTGTTAGGCTTGTAGTGCCCTCTGGGCTGAAGCACGTTTCCCCTACGGTCAAGCCAGGTTGGGCTATTGAAGTGAAGAAGGAGGGCGAGGGCGAAAGCGCAGCCATTACAGAGATCTCTTGGAGTGGCGGGTCCATTCCGGCCGGTCAGCGGGATGACTTTACCTTTAGCGCGCAGGCTCCTGTGGCAGAGGGTGAGCTTCAGTGGAAGGCTTATCAGACCTACGAGGGTGGTGAGGTTGTTGCTTGGGACCAAGCTCCAACTGGCGGCCATGGTGACAGCGAAGTGAAGCCCTACTCAGCGACAGCCGTAGTGGAAACAGCTAGTTCTCCAGACAGTGGCGCACCCTACCAGTGGCTTTCCTTGGTAAGCGCCGCACTAGCCCTTATTGCCCTTGGGTTCAGCCTGCGGAAGGCCTAA
- a CDS encoding response regulator transcription factor, with the protein MEASRLLIVEDDTHLAAAIADALSSSSLIIETAHTGTTGLEKARAQKPDLLLLDLGLPELHGLAVLKALQVECPQCRVCIMTAEDELEVKLSAFAAGSDDYLVKPFAFPELQARVKALLKRSKQTTAPTLVFGDTCIYRGAPLVQRAGKRVQLTPMEHRLLVYLAERPGEVVSRSELLDEVWHTADRYPNTVDVHIESLRKKIDIPFGRKSIRTAYRQGYFFEA; encoded by the coding sequence ATGGAAGCTTCCCGCCTACTAATTGTTGAAGATGACACGCATTTAGCGGCAGCAATCGCTGACGCTTTATCGTCGTCTTCGCTCATTATCGAGACCGCGCACACGGGCACGACAGGTTTAGAAAAGGCCCGGGCGCAAAAACCCGACCTACTCCTTTTGGACCTTGGCCTCCCCGAATTGCATGGCTTGGCAGTATTAAAAGCCCTGCAGGTGGAGTGTCCCCAATGTCGCGTCTGCATAATGACTGCCGAGGATGAATTGGAAGTGAAGTTGAGTGCCTTTGCCGCTGGTAGTGACGACTACTTAGTTAAGCCCTTTGCTTTCCCTGAGCTGCAGGCCCGGGTTAAGGCACTTCTTAAGCGTTCCAAACAAACCACTGCACCGACCCTGGTATTTGGTGATACGTGTATTTACCGTGGTGCACCCCTTGTCCAACGTGCAGGAAAACGGGTGCAGCTTACCCCAATGGAACATAGGCTCCTGGTATATCTGGCTGAAAGGCCTGGAGAGGTTGTCTCCAGAAGTGAGCTTTTGGACGAGGTCTGGCATACGGCTGATAGGTACCCAAACACCGTAGATGTGCATATTGAAAGCCTGCGCAAGAAAATTGATATTCCCTTTGGGCGTAAGAGTATCCGCACAGCTTACCGGCAAGGGTACTTCTTTGAGGCATAG
- the tsaD gene encoding tRNA (adenosine(37)-N6)-threonylcarbamoyltransferase complex transferase subunit TsaD produces MTILAIDTSFDDTSVAVTEKSQILSNVISSQVKDHAEFGGVVPFLAQRLHKERIDAVIEMALKEAGKEWKDMNAIAVTYGPGLAPALEVGIQKAQELGELHGKPVYKVNHMLGHMASCFTEQAPLYPLLSLLVSGGHSELIFARSFGDVTVIGQTLDDALGEAYDKVARMLGLGYPGGKIVADLAAVGNPDAYDLPIPMLRSGDLNLSYSGLKNAVRLLILEQEPLDDAKKADIAASFERVAQASVLKKVEKALEMYPEVQQLALGGGVAANKHLRAILEKACTERGVTLLIPPTMSLCTDNAAMIGVAAWFGIEAGQQPVTEKIDRIPYLTVEDPL; encoded by the coding sequence ATGACCATCCTGGCGATAGATACCAGCTTTGATGACACCTCAGTAGCTGTGACGGAAAAGAGTCAGATTCTCTCCAATGTCATCTCTTCCCAAGTGAAGGATCATGCCGAATTCGGCGGCGTGGTCCCCTTCTTGGCGCAGCGTCTCCACAAAGAGCGTATCGATGCTGTCATAGAAATGGCCCTCAAAGAGGCGGGTAAAGAGTGGAAGGATATGAACGCTATCGCGGTGACCTATGGTCCGGGACTGGCACCTGCACTGGAGGTTGGCATCCAGAAAGCTCAGGAGCTGGGAGAGCTTCATGGAAAGCCAGTCTACAAGGTGAATCATATGCTTGGGCACATGGCCTCTTGTTTTACAGAGCAAGCCCCTCTCTATCCCCTCCTCAGCCTGTTGGTTTCCGGTGGGCACAGCGAGCTCATTTTTGCCCGGTCTTTTGGTGATGTTACCGTCATTGGTCAGACATTGGATGATGCCCTGGGTGAGGCTTACGACAAGGTGGCCCGTATGCTTGGGCTTGGCTATCCTGGTGGCAAAATTGTGGCTGATTTGGCTGCAGTGGGTAACCCGGATGCGTACGACCTGCCAATTCCGATGCTCCGCAGTGGCGATTTGAACCTGAGCTACTCCGGCCTTAAGAATGCAGTGCGCCTGCTTATCTTGGAGCAAGAACCTTTGGATGACGCCAAAAAGGCCGATATTGCTGCCAGCTTTGAACGCGTAGCCCAGGCTTCTGTGCTTAAAAAGGTGGAGAAAGCCTTGGAGATGTATCCTGAGGTGCAGCAGTTGGCTTTAGGGGGTGGCGTGGCAGCCAACAAGCACCTAAGGGCCATTCTGGAAAAAGCGTGTACAGAGCGTGGCGTCACCCTGCTTATTCCTCCTACCATGAGCCTCTGTACTGACAACGCCGCCATGATTGGGGTTGCTGCCTGGTTTGGGATTGAAGCTGGCCAGCAGCCCGTTACAGAAAAGATTGACCGTATTCCCTACCTTACGGTGGAAGACCCGCTTTAG
- a CDS encoding glycosyltransferase family 1 protein: protein MTSITGKSRHRIGIDARMYRKATGGLGRYTRELLHHLLPLDTENDYIIFLTEADLAEWDMDYPHVRLVVTEVPHFSPIKEQTTFLKELYAEKLDLMHFLNFNHPVLYNRPFVVTLHDLTMFLFPVHGNKKIHPLKKIGFNVVFRRAMKSAKKIVAISEYTAFDAEKQLGVSHAKMEVVYEGGPEPLQFLPGSKDMAQKYLGTRDPYFLFVSQWRPHKGILTIIEAFNQFKQQTGLPHKLVLVGNPEAATDEVRDSLVKASAASDIIAPGFAPEEVLPALFHYSTCFIMPSEYEGFGLPVLEAFAYGAPVIAADNSSLPEVTGQGGLLFPTRDAHALCEQMKRLALEPRLREELVRRGDEQLQKFSWERCAKQTRSVYQAVLEKRR from the coding sequence ATGACTTCAATAACTGGCAAATCACGGCATCGCATTGGCATTGATGCCCGGATGTATCGGAAGGCAACTGGTGGTTTGGGGCGCTATACGCGGGAATTGCTGCACCACTTACTTCCCCTGGATACGGAGAACGACTATATCATCTTCCTAACCGAGGCTGACCTGGCTGAGTGGGATATGGACTACCCCCATGTACGCCTAGTAGTTACCGAAGTGCCACACTTCAGCCCTATAAAGGAGCAGACTACCTTCTTGAAGGAGCTGTACGCTGAAAAACTGGATTTGATGCACTTCCTCAACTTCAACCACCCCGTGCTGTACAATCGGCCATTTGTGGTTACCCTCCATGACCTGACCATGTTCCTCTTCCCTGTCCATGGGAACAAGAAGATCCATCCTCTTAAGAAGATCGGCTTCAATGTGGTCTTCCGCCGGGCTATGAAGAGTGCAAAGAAGATTGTCGCCATTTCTGAGTACACAGCATTTGATGCAGAGAAGCAGCTTGGGGTTTCCCACGCTAAAATGGAGGTCGTGTATGAAGGTGGCCCTGAGCCGCTCCAGTTCCTTCCAGGGAGTAAGGATATGGCACAAAAGTACCTGGGAACCCGTGACCCTTATTTCTTGTTCGTCAGCCAGTGGCGCCCGCACAAGGGAATCTTGACTATTATTGAGGCGTTTAATCAGTTCAAGCAGCAGACTGGTCTGCCACACAAGCTGGTTCTGGTGGGGAACCCGGAGGCTGCAACAGATGAAGTAAGGGACTCATTGGTCAAGGCTTCTGCTGCCAGCGATATTATTGCGCCTGGCTTTGCACCCGAAGAAGTGCTGCCTGCCCTCTTCCACTACTCGACCTGCTTCATTATGCCTTCCGAGTATGAGGGGTTTGGCCTGCCTGTATTAGAGGCTTTTGCTTATGGCGCACCGGTTATTGCGGCTGACAACAGCTCTCTGCCAGAAGTGACTGGTCAAGGTGGGCTTCTTTTCCCGACTCGCGATGCCCACGCCTTGTGTGAGCAAATGAAGCGTTTAGCCCTGGAACCCCGCCTTCGTGAAGAGCTGGTGCGCCGCGGTGACGAACAGCTGCAAAAGTTCTCTTGGGAACGGTGTGCCAAGCAAACACGCTCTGTGTACCAGGCTGTCTTGGAAAAAAGACGGTAA
- the tsaE gene encoding tRNA (adenosine(37)-N6)-threonylcarbamoyltransferase complex ATPase subunit type 1 TsaE translates to MKFQSNSEEETKAWAKQLVQAYFSNLSDTALVFTLQGEMGAGKTQFAKGVAEALEIKGIVSSPTYVLTREYQGELGKLVHIDCWRTPTITPEELHLDEYLQPETVTVIEWPAPLVPYLASRTDITLVMLEMGINGGVREITHL, encoded by the coding sequence ATGAAATTCCAGAGTAATTCAGAAGAAGAAACAAAAGCGTGGGCCAAACAACTGGTCCAGGCGTATTTTAGTAACCTTTCTGACACTGCGCTGGTCTTTACCCTTCAAGGTGAAATGGGCGCTGGCAAAACCCAGTTTGCCAAAGGTGTGGCTGAGGCCCTGGAAATTAAGGGCATTGTATCCTCACCTACGTACGTCCTCACGCGTGAATATCAGGGAGAGCTGGGTAAGCTTGTCCATATCGACTGCTGGCGCACGCCCACTATTACCCCGGAAGAGCTTCACCTGGACGAATATTTGCAGCCCGAAACCGTTACCGTTATTGAGTGGCCGGCCCCACTTGTGCCCTACCTGGCCAGCCGCACAGACATCACCCTAGTTATGCTGGAAATGGGCATAAACGGCGGCGTACGGGAAATTACGCATCTATGA
- a CDS encoding sortase, translating to MNYTLSDQDIRIFLREAPTTGPFFRRVFTYAAGFIAIALILAAGLTIFAPNPVNSSAPILAPAGQSTPVADATPTPSAAPTPTPTATPLPVTIPNDTFSAADVKISAPIIWNVESTEKAMNKALERGVIHLSGTPVPGQQGMSAIAGHSSNYAWAKGDFNSIFAPLTKTKVGQTLEVNYQGVMYRYEVTRVYEVKPTNTAILADHSKTGIRLITCTPVGTSLRRFIVEAEQVFPDPALAAPFNGSSLNGTLPSGR from the coding sequence ATGAACTACACACTTTCAGATCAGGACATTCGCATCTTTCTCCGCGAAGCCCCCACCACAGGGCCGTTCTTTCGTCGTGTATTCACCTATGCAGCCGGCTTTATTGCCATTGCCCTCATTCTCGCGGCCGGCCTGACTATCTTTGCCCCTAACCCGGTCAACAGTTCAGCGCCTATCCTTGCGCCAGCTGGCCAGTCTACCCCTGTAGCTGATGCCACACCGACGCCAAGCGCAGCACCAACACCAACTCCTACCGCCACTCCACTTCCGGTAACCATTCCTAATGACACTTTCAGTGCTGCAGACGTAAAAATCTCCGCACCTATCATTTGGAATGTGGAATCCACCGAGAAAGCCATGAACAAGGCTCTTGAGCGTGGCGTAATCCACCTCAGCGGCACCCCAGTCCCTGGACAACAGGGTATGAGTGCCATTGCTGGCCATAGTTCCAACTACGCTTGGGCAAAAGGCGATTTTAACTCTATCTTCGCCCCGCTTACCAAGACGAAAGTCGGCCAAACCCTCGAGGTTAACTACCAAGGTGTCATGTACCGGTACGAAGTTACCCGTGTTTACGAGGTAAAACCTACCAATACAGCCATCTTGGCTGACCACAGCAAAACAGGTATCCGCCTGATTACCTGTACACCTGTAGGTACCAGCCTCCGCCGGTTTATCGTTGAAGCTGAACAGGTATTCCCTGATCCAGCACTAGCAGCTCCGTTTAACGGAAGTTCACTCAACGGCACCCTGCCAAGCGGCCGCTAA
- a CDS encoding PEGA domain-containing protein, giving the protein MKQTLDCPLDRNLPPSGHPWKRWASSTIYTVAFLFLGIVALLWAFGYRVNWAAASVEQTGILELSSPQAGINPDIYINGVKQEGSLPFGIRWLFAGHYDVEIRKDGYQTWQKLVRIGKNERVYYPSVVLLYAEPRKVTAPNIRIDELMNRRLDNAGIEIRSSNELWVKKEFVTRTSADILSAEYYADERHIIYQAGTKLILRDLVSGISQEVATFAEPKPVPYVVRENGRVVVFAEGETLQALELYEAGGFIERFSRTAGLRGS; this is encoded by the coding sequence ATGAAACAGACTCTGGACTGCCCTCTCGACCGAAACCTCCCGCCCAGCGGGCACCCGTGGAAGCGGTGGGCTTCAAGTACCATCTATACAGTTGCCTTCTTATTCCTTGGGATTGTTGCCTTGCTTTGGGCATTTGGGTACCGGGTGAACTGGGCCGCAGCCAGCGTAGAGCAGACGGGTATCCTAGAGCTTTCTAGTCCTCAGGCCGGCATTAACCCGGATATTTATATTAATGGTGTGAAGCAGGAGGGTTCGTTGCCTTTTGGTATACGTTGGCTCTTTGCTGGTCACTATGATGTAGAGATTCGGAAAGATGGTTATCAGACATGGCAAAAGCTTGTACGGATTGGGAAGAACGAGCGGGTTTACTATCCATCTGTAGTGCTCTTGTACGCTGAACCTAGGAAAGTTACTGCGCCAAACATCCGCATTGATGAGCTGATGAACCGCAGGTTGGACAACGCTGGCATCGAAATCCGCTCGAGTAACGAGCTTTGGGTAAAGAAAGAGTTCGTTACCCGGACATCGGCTGACATCCTGAGTGCGGAATATTATGCTGATGAGCGCCACATTATTTACCAGGCAGGTACCAAGCTTATTCTGCGCGACCTAGTATCTGGTATCAGCCAAGAAGTGGCTACCTTTGCAGAACCAAAACCCGTCCCCTACGTAGTACGAGAGAACGGGCGTGTGGTGGTGTTTGCAGAGGGTGAAACCTTGCAAGCACTCGAATTATACGAGGCTGGCGGCTTTATTGAGCGTTTCAGCCGGACCGCAGGTTTGCGCGGGTCTTAG
- a CDS encoding winged helix-turn-helix domain-containing protein, whose protein sequence is MEHILFLNVSYPLEPLCRALRAGGVVSTVTESTQEWVHLSRIRPWSLCVIAVEAVDELPDLTYIPDRIALLVLAEDIVPASLRAPFCACWIGGASASQVLRVARQRSLMVAESAHEISIGNLVLNSDEHSVWWKGEELLLTPRQFCVLRLLASQPGRIFTRIEIWEHCWGLSDYPESNAVDAHIRRIRRRVPRDLAACIHTAYGIGYRFLPYSGGKLREEDPILVHDFPQSSGKVLAAL, encoded by the coding sequence ATGGAACATATTCTTTTTCTTAACGTGTCATACCCGCTGGAGCCACTTTGCCGGGCACTGCGGGCTGGTGGGGTAGTTAGTACGGTGACTGAGAGCACTCAGGAGTGGGTGCACTTAAGCCGAATCAGGCCGTGGTCGCTTTGTGTTATTGCGGTGGAGGCAGTGGATGAGCTGCCCGACCTTACCTACATTCCTGACCGCATAGCACTCTTGGTGCTGGCCGAAGACATAGTGCCTGCAAGTTTGCGCGCGCCGTTCTGTGCCTGTTGGATAGGTGGGGCCTCTGCCAGCCAGGTGTTGCGGGTAGCAAGGCAGCGAAGCCTTATGGTGGCCGAGTCCGCGCACGAGATAAGTATCGGCAACTTAGTCCTTAACAGTGATGAGCACTCTGTGTGGTGGAAGGGCGAGGAGCTACTCCTCACCCCGCGCCAATTCTGCGTACTGCGCCTCCTTGCTAGCCAGCCTGGCCGCATATTCACCCGCATTGAGATTTGGGAGCACTGCTGGGGACTCTCGGACTATCCCGAGAGTAACGCGGTTGATGCCCATATCCGGCGCATCCGCCGCCGCGTCCCCCGGGACCTTGCTGCCTGTATTCATACTGCCTATGGCATAGGGTACCGTTTCCTCCCCTACAGCGGGGGTAAGCTCCGTGAGGAGGACCCTATACTCGTGCACGATTTCCCGCAGTCTTCGGGCAAGGTGTTGGCGGCGCTCTAG
- the murA gene encoding UDP-N-acetylglucosamine 1-carboxyvinyltransferase, which translates to MGLLRITGHTQLSGTVPISGRKNAALKLIAASVLSDKPVTLHRLPDIGDVRVMLEILERMGASIHREGESVTIHTENLQTSEIPLDLGRKLRASLVLVGPLLSRFKNVRFPHPGGCVIGKRSIRPHLDAFAQLGATIDFDGTWYTIHGDIHGSEVYLKEKTVTGTENLIMAACRADGTTSIWNAAEETHISNLCELLRNMGYAIHGDGTSRVTIEGNPHLSTNQAEVTVIPDEIEIGTFAIAALVTQGTVRLENVGKRHDLIPILSKLDDFNARYEYNGEDQSLTMLPSPDLKAADVQTNPWPGFPPDLQSPFTVLATQATGTSLIHDWMYEGRLYFVDLLQKMGANITICDPHRALVTGPTTLRRNTSITPDLRAGAALVLAA; encoded by the coding sequence ATGGGACTCCTTCGTATAACTGGTCATACTCAGCTCTCAGGCACCGTTCCTATTTCTGGCCGTAAAAATGCTGCGCTTAAGCTTATTGCCGCCTCGGTCCTTAGCGATAAGCCAGTTACCCTTCACCGTCTCCCTGATATTGGCGATGTCCGTGTCATGTTGGAAATCTTGGAGCGTATGGGTGCCTCTATTCACCGCGAAGGTGAGAGCGTAACCATTCATACGGAGAACCTGCAAACGAGTGAGATTCCTCTGGACCTAGGCCGCAAACTCCGCGCCTCACTCGTGTTAGTTGGGCCGCTTTTGAGCCGTTTCAAGAACGTGCGCTTTCCTCACCCAGGGGGCTGCGTCATTGGTAAGCGAAGCATCCGCCCTCACCTCGACGCCTTTGCCCAACTTGGTGCAACAATTGATTTTGACGGCACCTGGTACACCATTCATGGCGACATCCACGGCAGCGAGGTCTACCTCAAGGAAAAGACGGTTACCGGTACGGAAAACCTCATCATGGCCGCCTGTCGCGCCGATGGCACGACCAGTATTTGGAATGCCGCTGAGGAAACCCATATTTCCAACCTCTGTGAGCTACTTCGCAATATGGGATACGCCATTCATGGCGATGGCACTTCCCGGGTCACCATTGAGGGCAACCCACACCTCTCCACCAACCAGGCAGAGGTCACGGTCATTCCCGATGAAATTGAAATTGGCACCTTTGCCATTGCCGCACTCGTAACCCAGGGCACGGTTCGATTGGAAAATGTAGGAAAGCGCCACGACCTCATTCCTATCTTGTCCAAGTTGGATGACTTCAATGCGCGCTACGAGTACAACGGCGAAGACCAAAGCCTTACCATGCTCCCAAGCCCCGACTTGAAAGCGGCGGATGTCCAAACCAACCCATGGCCAGGCTTCCCACCAGACCTTCAGTCTCCGTTTACTGTTCTCGCTACCCAAGCCACCGGTACCTCACTTATTCACGACTGGATGTATGAAGGCCGCCTCTACTTTGTAGACCTCCTTCAGAAAATGGGTGCCAATATCACTATCTGTGACCCGCACCGTGCACTGGTTACTGGCCCAACCACTCTTCGCCGTAACACTTCTATCACACCAGACCTTCGCGCTGGCGCCGCTCTTGTATTAGCTGC